From Demequina lutea, a single genomic window includes:
- a CDS encoding ABC transporter ATP-binding protein, translating to MPSDRPALGLHGLRKRFGSTIAVDGIDLEIPAGSFFGLLGPNGAGKTTTLSMATGLLTPDAGVVIVDGVDLWKNPTIAKPMLGVLPDGLRTFDRLTGSELISYAGILRGLDPDVVRERRDDLLAALDLAAAGSTLVTDFSAGMAKKIGLACALVHAPRVLVLDEPFEAVDPVSATGIRNILQSFVASGGTVVISSHVMALVERLCDRVAIIGAGRVLAEGPLDEVRGDGDLEARFVALVGDTSEQRDLTWLQQS from the coding sequence ATGCCCTCAGATCGCCCTGCCCTCGGCCTCCACGGGCTGCGCAAGCGTTTTGGGTCCACCATCGCCGTCGACGGCATCGACCTAGAGATTCCCGCAGGCTCCTTCTTCGGGCTCCTGGGACCAAACGGCGCGGGCAAGACGACCACCCTGTCGATGGCGACCGGGTTACTCACGCCTGACGCGGGCGTCGTCATCGTCGACGGCGTCGACCTGTGGAAGAACCCCACCATTGCCAAGCCGATGCTCGGCGTGCTGCCTGATGGCCTGCGCACCTTTGATCGCCTCACGGGGTCCGAACTGATCTCGTACGCGGGCATCCTCAGGGGGCTCGATCCCGACGTGGTGAGGGAGCGCAGGGACGACCTCCTCGCCGCCCTCGACCTAGCTGCAGCGGGCAGCACCCTCGTCACCGACTTTTCCGCGGGCATGGCCAAGAAGATCGGACTCGCATGCGCGTTGGTTCACGCACCACGTGTTTTGGTGCTCGACGAGCCCTTTGAGGCCGTCGATCCCGTGTCCGCCACGGGGATCCGGAACATCTTGCAGTCGTTCGTGGCTTCCGGCGGCACCGTCGTGATCTCTTCCCACGTGATGGCGCTCGTGGAGAGGCTGTGCGACCGGGTCGCGATCATCGGCGCCGGCCGCGTCCTGGCGGAAGGCCCGCTCGACGAGGTGCGGGGCGATGGCGACCTTGAGGCGCGATTTGTTGCGCTTGTAGGCGACACGAGCGAGCAACGGGATCTGACGTGGTTGCAGCAATCCTGA
- a CDS encoding calcium/sodium antiporter: protein MILAILATVIGLAALAWSAARFVDGAAAVARYLGMPALLVGMLVIGFGTSAPELVVSVFAAAGGQPELAFGNALGSNIANIGLILGVTAVVTPVLVHRGILRKELPVLLGVTVLLGVLTFDKHVSRADAVVLLAVLVVLIVWSILVARRSTDDELGKQVEAEAAAHPLTRRAAWGWLIAGLLLLVVSSRVLVWGAVAIAKGLGWSDLVIGLTVVALGTSAPELASSIAAARKGENDLALGNVIGSNLFNTLGVIGLAGVISPAAISADLVMRDIPVVFAFASALVVFAVWPLGRGRVTRIEGLLLVAAYVAYLTFVFTSA from the coding sequence GTGATTCTCGCGATCCTCGCCACCGTGATCGGCCTGGCGGCGCTCGCCTGGAGTGCCGCCAGATTTGTCGACGGCGCCGCGGCCGTGGCGCGATACCTCGGAATGCCTGCGCTCCTGGTGGGCATGCTCGTCATCGGATTCGGCACCTCGGCCCCCGAACTCGTGGTGTCCGTATTCGCCGCTGCGGGAGGCCAGCCCGAGTTGGCCTTCGGCAACGCGTTGGGCTCCAACATCGCCAACATCGGCCTGATCCTTGGTGTGACCGCGGTGGTGACCCCCGTTCTCGTGCATAGGGGAATCCTGCGCAAGGAACTTCCGGTGCTGCTAGGCGTCACCGTGTTGCTTGGCGTGCTGACCTTCGACAAGCACGTGAGCAGGGCCGACGCGGTGGTGCTTCTCGCGGTGCTTGTGGTCCTCATCGTGTGGTCGATCTTGGTGGCGCGACGTTCCACGGACGACGAGTTGGGCAAGCAGGTTGAGGCCGAGGCCGCCGCCCACCCGCTCACGCGCAGGGCGGCATGGGGATGGCTCATCGCGGGCCTTCTCCTGCTGGTCGTCTCATCGAGGGTGCTGGTGTGGGGGGCGGTGGCGATCGCGAAGGGCCTGGGATGGTCCGACCTCGTGATCGGACTGACGGTCGTGGCCCTCGGCACCTCCGCGCCAGAGCTCGCCTCGTCGATTGCCGCCGCGCGCAAGGGTGAAAACGACCTTGCCCTTGGAAACGTGATCGGTTCCAACCTCTTCAACACGCTTGGAGTCATTGGGCTCGCGGGAGTGATTTCGCCCGCGGCCATTTCTGCGGACCTCGTGATGCGCGATATCCCCGTGGTGTTTGCCTTTGCGTCGGCGCTCGTCGTGTTCGCCGTGTGGCCGCTCGGTCGGGGCAGGGTGACGCGCATCGAGGGTCTACTTCTTGTCGCCGCCTATGTGGCATACCTGACATTCGTCTTCACGTCCGCCTAG